A window of Flammeovirga kamogawensis genomic DNA:
CCAGTAATTTCTAAAAAGTGATCTGCTCCATTTGGGCTAATCAATTCTTCGATCAAAATACGTTGTTTAGAAGGAAACTCTTCGTTTTTATCAAGGTTTAATTTATTTCTCAACCCTTCATTCACTTCTTCTTCTATTCTAAAAATAGCTTCAGCAAAATCCTCTAATTGTTCACGCTTTTTAATCATCATTACAGCAGAACTACATCCATCATCAGATGGTTTTGCAATAATAGGGTAAGTGAAATCTTTCTCTACCGCATCTATTGCTCCTTTTTTATCTTTCTGCCAATCTGCTTTTTCAAGCAACATATGTTCAGCAACAAAAATACCGCTCTTTTTAAGTATTTCTGTTGTTAGGTATTTATCAATAGTAATTTCCGAACTATCAACATCTGAGCCGTTATATGGAATATGTCTTTTATTTAAATGCTTTTGTACAGCACCATCTTCACCTGGTCTACCATGTAAAGCAATAAAAACTGCATCTACTCTATTTTTCAATAGGTCATAATCAAGAGGCTTAGGATCAAAACAAGCCCCTGCTGCATATTTAGCTGTAATTGGTTTTGCTTTTTCAATTGCCTCTGTTAATACAGGATGCTTTTCTCCTGATAATGCCTGGTCTATTTTTAATTTAATATCATCAGCATTATCCTTAAGCATAATGTTAACTGGTAATTCAAATAACTTATGCTCTTCTGCAGTTCCCGTTAAGAAAATAGGAATAGCTTCATATTTATGCGATGAGGCTAATTTTTCAAAAATATTTCTTCCACTTTCTACAGAAATATGTCTCTCAGAAGAATATCCTCCCATTATTACTCCAACTCTAAGCACTTGATGCTCTGTAGTACTTGAAGCATTAATTTGATGATCTAGCTTTGTTAAAAGTGGTTTGGTTACTACTGTATTCTTTCCAGATCTTATTCTACATGCTAATGACGTACGAATAATAAATGTTAGAAATTGAGATGGATTTAAACCTATCTCAGCTGCTTGATGGAAGAAGAAAGAAGACGGCATCATTCCCGAAGTGGTATTCGGATCGTTTAATAATACTGTTCCATCTGCAGTTACAAAACCATCAATTCTTGCGTAAACATCAAATTGTAACTTTGAATACAGATTCTCACAATCTTTTTGAATCTCTCTTGTTTTCTCAATTGGAAGATCGATTGGTGTTACCTTTCTACTCATTCCTGGCAGGTATTTCGATCTATAATCAAATACACCTTCATTCCCTCTCACTATTTCTGTAGGAGGCAATGCTAATGGAATACCGTTTTCATCTTCAATAACAATACAAGAAAATTCTCTTCCTTGAACATGCTCTTCAATCAACAAACGCTCTTCTGCATCTAAAGATTGATAGCTTATTAGATCTTGTTTCTTTTCTACAAGCTGAAGATCAAGATGTTCTAAAAGTTCTTTTGGATTATAAATAATATGACCTTCTTGACCATTTACATATACTGGTAAACCTATTCCCAAACGAACATCTGCAAAATCATGAACAAAACGAATTTTATCTTCAGCTGATAAATTGATCCAATCTGATGACTTTACTTCTTCAATAAATAAAGACTTTTTAGCTGCAGCAACAAAAGCAGATAAACTATCTTCTTTTACAATACTAACACCCAAAGATGATCCTTGCCTTGGTGCCTTTACAACTAAAGGCATACCCAATTTCTTTTTCAAGCTAGAAAAAGTAGATGCTACCTTATCGTCTGTTAGATCTTGAGCACTAATAACATCATAATCTGGTGTTGTAAGCTGTAGATCAGTAAATAATTTCTTTTGGGTAATTTTATCAATACCTATTGCAGAAGATAACACCCCTGCTCCTGAGTAAGGAATACCATACCATTCTAAAATACCTTGCAAATTCCCATCTTCACCAAAAGGTCCGTGAAGTGCCAAAAATGCAAAATCAAAAAGATCTGCAAACTGGTTAGGATTAATTTTTTCTCCAACAGCACTAGCCATTTCCGTAGCTTGAGCTTCTGTAAGCTTACCCAATGACTCCACATACATTTGAAAACCTTGTAAATTTTCT
This region includes:
- a CDS encoding D-alanine--D-alanine ligase family protein; translated protein: MIKVGIFFGGISREREISFAGGRTVYDNLDKHLFEPVPIFVDSLGNFIHLEWSYVYKGTVRDFYPPVQSIPENLQGFQMYVESLGKLTEAQATEMASAVGEKINPNQFADLFDFAFLALHGPFGEDGNLQGILEWYGIPYSGAGVLSSAIGIDKITQKKLFTDLQLTTPDYDVISAQDLTDDKVASTFSSLKKKLGMPLVVKAPRQGSSLGVSIVKEDSLSAFVAAAKKSLFIEEVKSSDWINLSAEDKIRFVHDFADVRLGIGLPVYVNGQEGHIIYNPKELLEHLDLQLVEKKQDLISYQSLDAEERLLIEEHVQGREFSCIVIEDENGIPLALPPTEIVRGNEGVFDYRSKYLPGMSRKVTPIDLPIEKTREIQKDCENLYSKLQFDVYARIDGFVTADGTVLLNDPNTTSGMMPSSFFFHQAAEIGLNPSQFLTFIIRTSLACRIRSGKNTVVTKPLLTKLDHQINASSTTEHQVLRVGVIMGGYSSERHISVESGRNIFEKLASSHKYEAIPIFLTGTAEEHKLFELPVNIMLKDNADDIKLKIDQALSGEKHPVLTEAIEKAKPITAKYAAGACFDPKPLDYDLLKNRVDAVFIALHGRPGEDGAVQKHLNKRHIPYNGSDVDSSEITIDKYLTTEILKKSGIFVAEHMLLEKADWQKDKKGAIDAVEKDFTYPIIAKPSDDGCSSAVMMIKKREQLEDFAEAIFRIEEEVNEGLRNKLNLDKNEEFPSKQRILIEELISPNGADHFLEITGGMLTKWHDDGSRSYEIFEPSEALASGEILSLEEKFLAGEGQNITPPRFSTDSQEQKWISAAVRKDLEKVAKELNVQGYCRIDAFVRIWREEKRVETIIIEVNSLPGMTPATCIFHQAAINGYKPFDFIDSILDYGIKRTEATLS